The Dreissena polymorpha isolate Duluth1 chromosome 8, UMN_Dpol_1.0, whole genome shotgun sequence genome includes the window gtgactatttaactggataccggtcttgcgcgagaagggtgtttcgtcaataaattaccagaaaccagtcgaattttcatccgggctatgtgcaagccaagatataaacgtgaaaacagaaaaaaatgtctcacaattggcgttcttacacaaacaaaataaaacattcggaattggaagatactgaacgcatcgaggcatttttttaagaaagaatcatcgaaaaccgttataacccatcaggattctgaggtaatcaacatcgaacattgtgaaagtgaaagtagacaatcggcagctgctgctcctttcccttccaatactgtagcagtacagaaatatagttgaaaacatttcccataattagatctacacctgcaacttaattaaggactttgactttaatacgtgttaaatgtgtttaagaacaaaaaggacggagacaagcctcttttgatgagttatagacattgaaatgaacagtttttattttttcccctaatatgtctctttcgcactcttttttcccctttcacccagcgtccagcgtcttcccctttctctaaaaaaaacccctggtccCGTCTGTGATTCCGtccaaaaaccttaacattggccataactgttgcaatatttaaggtagcaacttgatatttggcatgcatatgtatctcatggtgctgcacattttgagtggtgaaatgtatccttcaaggtcaaaaaactaaatccaagggaagtaataagcttttaagggagataatttatatttatcatttggcaggtacagatcattttcacactGGAAGTTATAGTTTTTGAAGGGATATAatcacacacaaaaattaaattcaaagtggtgcagtagggggcatggtgtttctgacaaacacacctcttgttcattaaatattacatttgtgttgtaacacatatgcattattgttttaaattgtttttttcagGAGATCATTGAAAGCGCGATCGGATTCGAGAGGAGAATGCCCAAGGCACTGGCAAAAGCTATGagagctgtatttacagaggAGCAGCTGGCCACCTGTTCGTTCAAGGGTGGCATAACCACCAATGGGGATCGTCGTGTCGGCCTACCAGAGGCTGAGCGAGAAGCTGTCATTGGTAATAATCTTGAATTTAAACTATATATGGCAACAGGTTTTTAAAGAACAAATTATGacattaaattgttatttaataagaCTTCAATtatgaatgttatttaaataaaatcttactGTATACTAAGGTACTCAAGCTCAAAATCTTGGATATAAGCCGTATATTGGAAAGATCTGAAAGGAGACCACTTGTCAGTATCTATGAGGACAACATATTCACTTTGCAACAGCTTCATACATTTTTCAAActctaaaattaaaatacaattgttttctTGTTAACACTTTTCATGACTTTTCGTTTCAGATGTTATGTCCCGCAAATTTGAGGTTGACCGATCAGTCATCGAGACCAAAATGCGAAGTGCTTTGAGGAGATTGTTTGTAATGTTAAGATAAAAAATGTGTGTCGCTCCTAAATAGTTTAAACTGAGATATCttgtgtgtaaatagttgtaaATGGTTGTATATATTTTCAAGTTTGGAAAGTTATGTAGATCTCAAATGTGCTTCCATGTCCATAGtgctaatatatttaataattagaatgaattatctttgatatttttttttttaataaattcgagaaacttacataatttgtgcgccacattacaagtttGGCAAAAAATAATCTCTTACAATATTAACAACCATGTGAGAATtgagaaagattttttttaaacttttttgcaATTTGACAATTTGGTAAGCCTTATTCTTggtctttcaacatattttatttgccattgttatttattgtgatattgtttgaaaaaaatgtatatatattgacatgttatttttcatttgcaTTCTTTGTATGGAGCAATGTAAACCAAAAAGTATAGGGACAGGGGCAGTTGCAGAGGAAAGCGGAAAAGCTTTTAAGCACCCATAGAATGGTCTTaactacttgtttattttaaaatgatttatgttaataaatgtgtttatttcaaagtttatttgctgttgttCTTTTGGATCATATTTAAACTGGCCACTTTTCATATCAAAACGAATGGttttttttaatagacattttcaaagatacacttaagtgcgCTAATAcactaaaaaatacacttgagcgctttttttcttcaaaaatacactagagcgtattttttttcaaaaaatacacttgagtgtatttttttcccaaaaatacgCTAGAGCGTATATTTTCTTCAgaaaatacactagagcgtattttttttctcaaaaaatacacttgagcgtatttttttcacaaaaatacacttgagtgtattaaagtgtattttttcatgttttcctaaataaattaaaacgcttaaaataatattaaaagtgTACTTTTTGGGGAACAAAAAAAACGGTAAgcgaattaatacacttaaatgtacTTAAGCGTATTAATTCACTTAAAAAcacttaaatacactttaaaatacacacaaaagtgcatttatacactcaaaaagtgtattatttgaacagaaaaaaCAGTTAAATGCGCTTTaatgcgctttaaagcgcatgttattggcaccatatttttttttagcaaaagatacggtgccaataacatgcgctttaatgcgcattaaaagcgcatttaatgcgcattaaatgcgcatttagtgcactttttcgagaagggataAGCACATGATTTTTTGTAATTAAGTTTAAAGATAAGACCAATGTCCTTGGCTTCGTGGTTAAGGGGCGATTCAGCCCAGACCATCACAAGTGGTACTAAGCGGAAGCAGGAAGAGTGTTCTGATTCTGAAACGCCTAAGAGGCATTTCAAGAAAAATCATTTGCAGAGCTCGTATGATTGACAGTCTGCGGGAGATACAGCACATTCTAAATCTGCCAGAGCTGAAGTTCGCGGAACTTCATTCTGTGAGGTGGCTCAGTATGGAGTGTGCTGTAGGAGCCATGTTCAGGAGCTATCCTGCTCTTGCCATGTGTCTTGAACAAGAGGCTGTATTAGATGCGACTGCGAAGGGACTTTTCTGTGAAGTGTCCCAATACAAATTCATCGCCACCATGCATATGCTAATGGATGTGTTACCATTCATTGAAAGACTGTCAAAGAACTTCCAGCACGACAGTCTGGACTTCTC containing:
- the LOC127842330 gene encoding uncharacterized protein LOC127842330 isoform X2, whose translation is MQTNRSSLQTNGSPANGSPANGSSAHGSSAHIIESAIGFERRMPKALAKAMRAVFTEEQLATCSFKGGITTNGDRRVGLPEAEREAVIDVMSRKFEVDRSVIETKMRSALRRLFVMLR
- the LOC127842330 gene encoding uncharacterized protein LOC127842330 isoform X1, which translates into the protein MQTNRSSLQTNGSPANGSPANGSSAHGSSAHEIIESAIGFERRMPKALAKAMRAVFTEEQLATCSFKGGITTNGDRRVGLPEAEREAVIDVMSRKFEVDRSVIETKMRSALRRLFVMLR